One genomic window of Chitinophagaceae bacterium includes the following:
- the panB gene encoding 3-methyl-2-oxobutanoate hydroxymethyltransferase, producing the protein MTDFSSAKKITTHTLREMKEEGVKISMLTSYDYSFAKIVDAAGIDVILVGDSASNVMAGHETTLPITLDQMIYHASSVVRGISRALVVVDLPFGSYQGNSKEALNSAIRIMKESGAHAVKLEGGREVKDSIERIVSAGVPVMGHLGLTPQSIYKFGTYVVRAQEEEEAQRLREDALFLQQAGCFSVVLEKIPAMLAAEVAASVKIPVIGIGAGNQVDGQVLVIHDMLGINKEFKPRFLRRYSNLYDEIKIAVSKYIDDVKTEDFPNENEQY; encoded by the coding sequence ATGACTGACTTCAGCAGTGCCAAGAAAATCACCACGCATACCTTGCGTGAAATGAAGGAAGAAGGTGTGAAAATCTCAATGCTCACTTCCTACGATTATTCCTTCGCAAAAATTGTGGATGCTGCCGGCATTGATGTCATTCTGGTAGGCGATTCAGCCTCCAACGTAATGGCCGGACATGAAACCACACTCCCCATCACGCTTGATCAGATGATCTATCATGCTTCATCTGTTGTACGTGGTATCAGCCGCGCCCTGGTAGTTGTTGATCTGCCTTTTGGTTCTTACCAGGGAAATTCAAAAGAAGCGCTTAATTCTGCTATTCGTATTATGAAGGAATCGGGTGCACATGCAGTAAAACTGGAAGGAGGAAGAGAAGTGAAAGACTCCATAGAACGCATTGTCTCTGCAGGTGTTCCTGTAATGGGTCACCTCGGATTGACACCGCAGTCGATCTACAAATTCGGAACATATGTAGTGCGTGCACAGGAAGAAGAAGAGGCACAACGACTTCGGGAAGATGCCCTGTTTCTACAGCAGGCAGGTTGCTTCTCTGTGGTTTTGGAAAAGATCCCGGCAATGTTAGCTGCAGAAGTTGCGGCTTCAGTAAAAATTCCGGTCATTGGTATCGGTGCAGGAAATCAGGTAGATGGTCAGGTATTGGTCATTCATGACATGCTGGGAATAAATAAAGAATTTAAACCGCGGTTTTTGCGCAGGTATTCTAATTTATATGATGAAATAAAAATCGCTGTATCCAAATATATTGATGATGTTAAGACCGAAGATTTTCCCAATGAAAATGAACAGTATTGA
- a CDS encoding AraC family transcriptional regulator — MIKPSLDQWTTLFLLGAVQGLFLSILLFIHKKGNRKANTILAFVLLFFSVMMMYYVAYWSGYAAKYTWMNFWIEPFTFLYGPLIYIYLLTLETGQLPKKYALHFIPAIIQFLFLIPLIIRNTFGRVEWLRVHFFSFGSTIDTINLLFTHLQNISLVVYGIAIFLFLRNDYHQLNKYALKEEHSKHNWLKKIAWLYAGFTVAVWSYWTLAWSGLIKVEYDYLISFSMTVFIYTVGYLGFRQPEIFNGIVSSNGKKQEVKYARSSLKEEHAKASLDKLLSVMETEKPFLDSNLKIQQLAEKAGVSSHHLSQIINESMNQNYADFINSYRINEARRLLLAPDYGQEKILSIAFDSGFQNKATFNAAFKKYTGMSPTEYKKYHQRVLAN, encoded by the coding sequence ATGATTAAACCCTCTCTTGACCAGTGGACTACCCTTTTCCTCCTTGGTGCCGTGCAGGGATTATTTCTTTCTATTCTGCTCTTCATTCATAAAAAAGGAAACAGGAAAGCCAATACGATACTCGCTTTTGTGCTGTTATTTTTTTCCGTCATGATGATGTATTATGTTGCCTACTGGAGTGGTTATGCAGCAAAATATACCTGGATGAATTTTTGGATCGAACCATTCACCTTTTTATATGGCCCGTTAATTTATATTTATCTGCTGACGCTGGAAACCGGGCAACTTCCTAAAAAGTATGCGCTGCATTTTATACCGGCCATCATTCAATTTTTATTTCTTATCCCGCTGATTATCCGAAATACTTTTGGCAGAGTTGAATGGTTGCGCGTGCATTTCTTTTCGTTCGGATCAACGATTGACACGATTAACCTGCTTTTTACTCATCTTCAAAACATCAGCTTAGTTGTTTATGGCATTGCCATTTTTCTTTTTCTCCGGAACGACTACCATCAATTAAATAAATATGCTTTGAAAGAAGAACACTCAAAACATAACTGGCTGAAAAAAATCGCCTGGCTTTATGCAGGATTTACCGTCGCGGTATGGAGTTATTGGACGCTGGCCTGGTCTGGATTGATCAAAGTTGAATATGACTATTTGATTTCATTTTCCATGACGGTATTCATTTATACAGTAGGTTACCTTGGATTCCGTCAACCTGAAATTTTCAATGGAATAGTTTCTTCCAATGGAAAAAAACAGGAAGTAAAATATGCTCGCTCTTCACTAAAAGAAGAACATGCCAAGGCGAGTCTTGATAAATTATTGTCAGTAATGGAAACTGAAAAACCTTTTTTAGACAGCAACCTGAAAATTCAACAACTCGCAGAAAAAGCAGGTGTTTCTTCTCACCATCTTTCCCAGATCATCAATGAAAGCATGAATCAGAACTATGCAGATTTTATCAATTCATACCGTATCAATGAGGCACGTCGCCTGCTGCTTGCTCCCGATTACGGGCAGGAAAAAATACTGAGCATCGCAT
- the dnaK gene encoding molecular chaperone DnaK — protein sequence MGKIIGIDLGTTNSCVAVMEGADPVVIANDEGARTTPSVVAFLQNGERKVGAPAKRQAITNPKNTIASIKRFMGRRHEEVASELKYVAYDVQKGENDTVRVKINDRNYTPQEISAMILQKMKKTAEDYLGQPVTEAVITVPAYFNDSQRHATKEAGEIAGLKVLRIINEPTAAALAYGLDKKHKDMKIAVYDLGGGTFDISILDLGEGVFEVKSTNGDTHLGGDDFDQVVIEWLADEFKKDEPNIDLKKDPMALQRLKEAAEKAKIELSSSVESEINLPYITAVDGVPKHLVKKLSRAKFESLVDHLVERSLEPCRKAVADAGVNVSQIDEVILVGGSTRIPKIQEVVEKFFGKKPSKGVNPDEVVAIGASIQGGVLAGDVKDVLLLDVTPLSLGIETLGGVMTKLIESNTTIPTRKSETFTTAADSQPSVEIHVMQGERSMARDNRTIGRFMLDGIPPAPRGVPQVEVTFDIDANGILNVSAKDKGTGKEQTIKIQASTGLSKEEVEKMRNDARANEAADKEAREKVDKLNTADSLVFQTEKQLKEFGEKIPGDKKATIESALGRLKDAHKNQDIAGIDSSMNDLNVAWQAASEDLYKAQQPQPGAPTDGASNESGNESTPKEETVQDVPYEEVKDEKK from the coding sequence ATGGGAAAAATAATAGGCATTGATCTCGGCACCACCAACTCCTGCGTAGCAGTGATGGAAGGTGCAGATCCAGTTGTAATTGCAAATGATGAAGGAGCAAGGACAACGCCTTCGGTAGTGGCATTCTTACAAAATGGTGAAAGGAAAGTGGGAGCGCCTGCAAAACGCCAGGCAATCACCAACCCTAAAAACACGATTGCATCTATCAAGCGTTTTATGGGTCGCAGACATGAAGAAGTTGCCTCTGAATTAAAATATGTTGCTTACGACGTACAGAAAGGAGAAAATGATACGGTGCGTGTAAAGATCAACGATCGCAATTACACACCACAGGAAATTTCTGCAATGATTTTGCAGAAGATGAAAAAAACTGCGGAAGATTATCTGGGTCAACCGGTTACTGAAGCGGTGATTACTGTTCCTGCTTATTTTAACGATTCGCAGCGCCATGCTACAAAAGAGGCAGGTGAAATTGCAGGATTAAAAGTCCTTCGTATCATCAACGAACCAACTGCTGCTGCACTTGCCTATGGCTTAGACAAGAAGCACAAAGACATGAAGATTGCTGTATATGATCTTGGAGGTGGTACGTTTGATATTTCCATTCTTGATTTGGGTGAAGGTGTTTTTGAAGTAAAATCTACCAATGGTGATACACATCTGGGCGGTGATGACTTCGACCAGGTAGTGATTGAATGGCTGGCTGATGAGTTTAAAAAAGATGAACCGAACATTGATCTGAAAAAGGATCCGATGGCTTTACAGCGCCTGAAAGAAGCTGCTGAAAAAGCGAAGATTGAACTGTCGTCTTCTGTTGAAAGTGAAATTAATTTACCCTATATCACTGCCGTGGATGGTGTTCCAAAACACTTAGTGAAAAAACTTTCACGCGCTAAGTTTGAATCATTGGTTGATCATTTAGTAGAGCGTTCGCTGGAGCCCTGCCGCAAAGCTGTTGCAGATGCAGGTGTGAATGTTTCACAAATTGATGAAGTGATATTGGTTGGCGGATCAACACGCATCCCAAAGATTCAGGAAGTGGTTGAAAAGTTCTTTGGCAAAAAACCTTCTAAAGGAGTTAATCCGGATGAGGTGGTTGCTATTGGTGCTTCGATACAAGGTGGTGTACTTGCAGGTGATGTAAAGGATGTGTTGCTGCTTGATGTAACTCCTCTTTCACTTGGTATTGAAACGCTCGGTGGCGTAATGACCAAACTGATTGAATCCAACACTACCATTCCTACCCGTAAATCAGAAACATTTACAACTGCTGCTGACAGTCAGCCTTCAGTTGAAATTCATGTAATGCAGGGCGAACGTTCAATGGCACGCGATAATCGTACAATTGGGAGGTTTATGCTTGATGGAATTCCACCGGCACCGCGTGGTGTACCGCAGGTTGAAGTTACTTTTGACATTGATGCGAATGGCATTTTGAATGTAAGTGCTAAAGATAAAGGCACTGGCAAAGAACAAACCATTAAGATTCAGGCATCAACAGGCCTGAGCAAAGAAGAAGTGGAAAAGATGCGGAATGACGCCCGTGCGAATGAAGCTGCAGATAAAGAGGCACGTGAAAAAGTGGACAAGCTGAACACCGCTGATTCACTTGTATTCCAGACAGAAAAACAACTGAAAGAATTCGGAGAAAAAATTCCCGGTGATAAAAAAGCCACTATTGAATCTGCACTTGGCCGGTTGAAAGATGCACACAAAAATCAGGATATTGCGGGGATTGATTCTTCCATGAATGACCTGAATGTTGCATGGCAGGCCGCTTCTGAAGATCTTTATAAAGCACAGCAACCACAACCCGGCGCACCAACTGATGGTGCTTCGAATGAAAGTGGAAATGAATCTACACCTAAAGAAGAAACTGTGCAGGATGTACCCTATGAAGAGGTGAAGGATGAGAAGAAGTAA
- a CDS encoding T9SS type A sorting domain-containing protein encodes MKTIEIQKWQVMISCLMLTFYNGASQIPDWSSNVAGIIYSNCTTCHREGGIAPFSLMSYDDVVNNAWSVQADVNAHKMPPWPPDASYNHFRDEKVLSEEEINTINNWVNGGMPAGDLITAPLAPVFNGNALMNVIDDVIKVPVYKIQKDIDEYRTFVVHSNFTETKYLDKVEFIPGNSSVVHHVFLIQDTSDYSYNRDLNDPGPGYKGGGFGDIGPSAEMLCGWIPGCDMITLPDNMGFEVPAGADFVISFHYSPGSKNKVDSTKINLHFTAQPTVRKVKNERILSWFTNSLINPPFLIPANSVKTFYNRSGLFETDQSIISVQPHMHLIGKSYKVFMVTEPGDTTNLIYIPDWNFYWQFNYFFTKVIKIPVNAQIFGCAVYDNTINNPFNPNNPPEDVKAGESTFDEMMGCRFSILDYQPGDETIILDSSFYETTGLNNSDVALAVNISPNPANDKLYVVAMIPEHEVNWKLINQTGNVVKQKLEKFIPDGIYPFEITVDELQPGMYFLSVLSGDKSSVSKIVVMH; translated from the coding sequence ATGAAAACAATTGAAATTCAGAAGTGGCAGGTTATGATAAGTTGTTTGATGCTTACCTTTTACAATGGTGCGTCGCAAATTCCCGATTGGAGTTCAAATGTCGCAGGCATTATTTATTCCAATTGTACTACTTGTCACCGCGAAGGAGGAATTGCTCCATTTTCATTGATGTCATACGACGATGTGGTGAACAACGCATGGTCGGTTCAGGCAGATGTTAACGCCCATAAAATGCCACCCTGGCCGCCGGATGCTTCCTATAATCATTTTCGCGATGAGAAAGTTTTATCAGAGGAAGAGATTAACACAATCAATAATTGGGTAAACGGTGGAATGCCAGCCGGTGATTTGATAACAGCGCCGCTTGCTCCTGTTTTTAATGGTAACGCTCTGATGAATGTTATTGATGACGTAATCAAAGTACCTGTTTATAAGATCCAGAAAGACATCGATGAATACCGGACTTTTGTGGTTCATTCTAACTTCACGGAGACAAAATATTTAGACAAGGTGGAGTTTATTCCCGGAAATTCTTCTGTGGTGCATCATGTTTTTTTGATACAGGATACTTCTGATTATTCTTACAACAGAGATCTTAACGATCCCGGTCCGGGTTATAAAGGCGGAGGTTTTGGAGATATAGGTCCAAGCGCTGAAATGCTTTGCGGTTGGATTCCCGGCTGCGATATGATCACACTTCCTGACAATATGGGTTTTGAAGTTCCGGCAGGAGCCGATTTTGTAATATCTTTTCATTATTCACCCGGCAGCAAGAATAAAGTCGACAGCACAAAAATAAACCTGCATTTCACTGCACAACCAACGGTGCGGAAAGTGAAGAATGAGCGCATTCTTTCCTGGTTTACTAATTCACTGATCAATCCTCCGTTTTTAATTCCTGCGAATTCAGTGAAAACATTTTATAATCGTTCGGGACTGTTTGAAACAGACCAATCCATAATTTCTGTTCAGCCTCACATGCACCTGATCGGAAAATCTTACAAAGTGTTTATGGTTACTGAACCCGGAGATACCACCAACCTCATTTATATCCCTGACTGGAATTTTTACTGGCAGTTCAATTATTTTTTCACAAAAGTCATCAAGATTCCTGTGAATGCACAGATTTTTGGATGTGCCGTGTATGACAACACCATTAATAATCCGTTTAATCCTAATAACCCGCCAGAAGATGTGAAAGCCGGTGAAAGCACTTTTGATGAAATGATGGGCTGCCGGTTTTCAATACTTGACTACCAGCCCGGAGATGAGACTATTATTTTGGATTCATCATTTTATGAAACGACCGGACTAAACAATAGCGATGTCGCGTTAGCAGTAAATATTTCACCCAATCCTGCAAATGATAAGCTATATGTAGTTGCTATGATTCCGGAACATGAAGTGAATTGGAAATTGATCAATCAAACGGGTAATGTTGTAAAACAAAAATTGGAGAAATTTATTCCTGATGGAATCTATCCTTTTGAAATAACTGTTGATGAACTTCAGCCTGGTATGTACTTCCTCTCAGTTTTATCAGGTGATAAAAGTAGTGTGAGTAAAATAGTAGTGATGCATTGA
- a CDS encoding T9SS type A sorting domain-containing protein, whose translation MIETATGCVDTFCNQITIEGFNDDEYNFKILPPNADGSINLLLTSPTDGTFDLFLTDVAGKKVIVQSSNLSVGTHQYVIPVGENLSIGIYLISIHFNNETIISEKIAVLK comes from the coding sequence GTGATTGAAACAGCAACCGGTTGTGTAGATACCTTCTGCAATCAGATTACGATTGAAGGATTTAATGATGATGAATACAATTTTAAAATATTACCTCCCAATGCTGACGGATCTATAAATCTCCTGTTAACATCGCCAACAGATGGTACTTTCGATTTATTCCTTACAGACGTAGCCGGAAAAAAGGTGATCGTTCAAAGTTCAAACCTGAGCGTTGGTACACATCAATATGTAATACCCGTTGGTGAAAACCTTTCGATAGGGATTTACTTAATCAGCATCCATTTCAATAATGAAACAATTATAAGCGAAAAAATTGCGGTGCTGAAATAA
- a CDS encoding DUF4249 family protein has translation MKRFLLAATILSTLIYSCKTDFNVTSDWEDIAIVYGLLDPTDSAQYIKVNKAYLDKTTSALEIAQIPDSLYYQHITVQLQQYQNGVLKKTIDMEKVDGNLEGYVKDTGIFAASPNYLYKTKEVIDQNSSYHLIITESDNGKVISSETEIINDFTVLRPTPSQKVNFFPGDEYNGQFISAKDAKIYGLIIRFNYREVNVADPSVFTDKYIDWEIFTTKRSNSTGGGQTIDYDIPGDGFYSFVNSQLTDDVTIYRQALNFDFMFSAGGETLDTYNQVAIAQQGLTSGNIQPEYTNIENGLGLFSCRFYKTIYKVQIDDHTIDTLACSPITKHLRFENTEGDFCF, from the coding sequence ATGAAGCGTTTCCTTTTAGCAGCCACCATTTTATCCACACTTATTTATTCCTGTAAAACTGATTTCAATGTTACTTCCGATTGGGAAGACATTGCAATTGTATATGGCTTACTTGATCCTACAGATAGTGCACAATATATCAAGGTGAATAAAGCTTACCTTGATAAAACAACAAGCGCTCTTGAAATTGCTCAGATTCCTGATTCACTCTATTATCAGCATATTACGGTTCAGTTGCAACAATACCAAAACGGTGTGCTAAAAAAAACCATCGATATGGAAAAGGTAGATGGGAACCTGGAAGGATACGTGAAAGACACTGGCATTTTCGCAGCTTCTCCGAATTATCTGTATAAAACCAAAGAAGTAATTGATCAAAACAGCAGTTATCATTTGATCATCACTGAATCTGACAATGGAAAAGTAATCAGTTCTGAGACGGAGATCATTAACGATTTCACCGTGTTGAGACCCACCCCCAGTCAGAAGGTGAATTTCTTTCCCGGTGATGAATACAATGGGCAATTTATTTCAGCAAAAGATGCAAAAATATACGGGCTTATCATCCGGTTCAATTACAGGGAAGTTAATGTTGCTGATCCTTCCGTCTTTACGGATAAATACATTGACTGGGAAATTTTTACGACCAAACGTTCCAATAGTACGGGAGGTGGCCAAACTATTGATTACGATATTCCCGGTGATGGTTTTTATTCCTTTGTGAATTCGCAATTGACAGACGATGTGACTATTTACCGCCAGGCTCTCAATTTTGATTTTATGTTTTCAGCAGGCGGAGAAACGCTTGACACTTACAACCAGGTTGCTATTGCACAGCAAGGACTTACATCCGGAAATATTCAGCCAGAGTACACCAATATTGAAAATGGCCTTGGACTGTTCTCTTGCCGTTTTTATAAAACAATTTATAAAGTGCAAATTGATGATCATACCATCGATACGCTGGCCTGCAGTCCCATTACGAAACACCTCCGGTTTGAGAATACCGAAGGCGACTTTTGCTTTTGA
- the msrA gene encoding peptide-methionine (S)-S-oxide reductase MsrA has protein sequence MKFIRIIMPSVLLTISLSSCAEKTKTDAPEMNSSTATKTLSASELAKYHQATFAAGCFWCVEGVFESVKGVQEAISGYAGGIEKNPTYEEVGSGRTGHAESVTVYYDSAIVDYPTLLKVFFASQDPTQVNGQGPDHGTQYRSIVFYRNDMEKKLAMDYINQLNASGKYAAPIATQVVPFTEFYEAEGYHQNYIQLNPSSAYVQHESIPRIKRFQQQYPELLKPERSLIK, from the coding sequence ATGAAATTCATCCGGATAATAATGCCCTCCGTATTACTGACGATCAGCTTGTCATCCTGCGCAGAAAAAACCAAGACCGATGCACCTGAAATGAATTCTTCGACTGCCACAAAGACTTTATCTGCATCAGAGCTTGCAAAATATCACCAGGCCACTTTCGCCGCCGGTTGTTTCTGGTGTGTGGAAGGTGTATTTGAAAGCGTAAAAGGTGTGCAGGAAGCTATTTCAGGATATGCCGGAGGAATAGAAAAAAATCCAACCTATGAAGAAGTGGGCTCCGGAAGAACAGGTCATGCTGAATCAGTAACGGTTTATTATGATTCTGCTATTGTGGATTATCCAACATTACTGAAAGTGTTTTTTGCTTCGCAGGATCCAACGCAAGTGAATGGGCAAGGTCCGGATCATGGAACACAATACCGTTCTATTGTTTTCTATCGTAATGACATGGAGAAAAAACTTGCAATGGATTACATCAACCAGTTGAATGCATCAGGAAAATATGCAGCGCCCATTGCAACACAGGTTGTGCCCTTCACGGAATTCTATGAAGCAGAAGGTTATCATCAGAATTATATTCAACTCAATCCTTCCAGCGCATATGTTCAGCATGAATCCATTCCGCGCATCAAACGCTTTCAGCAACAGTATCCTGAATTACTGAAACCGGAAAGATCGCTGATTAAATAA
- a CDS encoding FKBP-type peptidyl-prolyl cis-trans isomerase produces MIIENRMVVTLNYRLTVNENGSEVEVEKTTAENPFVFLFGAGQLLPDFETNLSGKSAGDTFDFLISAEKGYGLSDVQNIVPIPITVFVDDSGKPDTSLLKVGNVLPMSDNSGNKYQGRIKEVNEEQVIMDFNHPLSDKELHFVGEVVEVRLATLEELQHGHVHGAGGHQH; encoded by the coding sequence ATGATCATTGAAAACCGAATGGTGGTCACCTTGAATTACCGGCTTACCGTAAATGAAAACGGAAGCGAAGTGGAAGTGGAGAAAACAACTGCAGAAAATCCTTTTGTATTCCTGTTCGGCGCCGGACAATTGCTTCCTGATTTTGAAACTAATTTGTCAGGTAAAAGTGCCGGCGACACTTTTGACTTTCTTATCAGCGCAGAGAAAGGATATGGATTGAGTGATGTGCAAAACATTGTGCCCATTCCCATCACTGTTTTCGTTGATGATTCAGGAAAGCCCGATACTTCTTTACTGAAAGTTGGTAATGTGCTGCCTATGTCAGATAATTCCGGAAATAAATATCAGGGCAGGATTAAGGAAGTGAATGAAGAACAGGTGATCATGGATTTTAATCATCCGCTTTCTGACAAAGAATTGCATTTCGTTGGAGAAGTAGTCGAAGTGCGTTTAGCTACGCTGGAAGAACTGCAACATGGCCATGTTCATGGAGCCGGCGGTCATCAGCATTGA